In Thermanaeromonas sp. C210, the genomic stretch GTTTGGGCCTTCCCTTATAACAGTAGGAAAATTCTGTCTAATGTCCCTTCGTGAATATAGTCTTCGGCGTTTTCCTCGAGTGAGGCTCATCACCGCCCTGTTTGCCTGCCGCTACCTACTTAAATTTTACATAGCCCTAGGGTTGGGTGTATCGTTGTCGGTCCAGAGGCCATAATAAGAACGAAAATAACAAAGGAGGCACTACATTCTTGCTCTGGCCTGGTCTCGAAGGGCTCCTCTCTGAGGCCGTTGCCACAGAAAGCCTTCCCCTGCGGCAACTTTTGGACCACGTTCTCTCCGGTGGCAAGGGACTGCGCCCCACCCTGGTGCGAATATGCGCCCAGTTTGGGCCCCATGATCCGGCGGAAGTAAACAGGGTGGCTGCCGCCATTGAGCTGGTCCACCTTGCTTCCCTCATTCACGATGACATACTGGATGGTGCGCCGGTACGCCGCCACCGGCCGGCCTTGCATTCCCTGTACGGCCCCATCCCCGCAGTGCTCACCGGGGATTATCTCTTCGCCACCGCCTTCGCCCTACTGGCCCAGAGCCCCCGGGCCGTCCTTAACATTGTCACGGCCACCATCCGGATAATGTGTGAAGGTGAAATCGAGCAGCGCATTGCTCCCGGGCTTAACGAGCAGGCCTATCTCGGCCATATCGGCAAAAAGACGGCCTCTTTAATAGGCGCCGCCTGCCGCTGCGGCGGTGTCCTCTGCCACCTTAAACGTTCCGGGCAGGAGAGCTTGGCCCGCTTTGGCTGGCATTTGGGCCTGGCCTATCAAATGGCGGACGATTTGCTGGACCTTTTAGGCCGGTCAGAGGAGCTGGGCAAACCCTGCCTTCAGGATTTATCCCAGGGCATTATTACTTTACCTGTTTTGCGCTTCCTCGAACTGGTCCCTCAGGCCGGCTACTGGCGGGAGAAGATAAGCCAAGGTTTAACACCGGAAGAAAGGGAGGAAATAGCCGCTGCCGTCCGCTCCTCGGGCTGTTGTGAATACGCCGAGCAGCGGGCCCGGGAGCAAGTCGATTTAGCCTTTTCAGCCTTGGAAAGTTTACCTCCCTGTCCCGCCCGAGATGAATTGGCCCGGCTGGCCGGCCAGGTGCTGGCCAAAATTGAAGGGCTAGATTACTCCCGCCCGTCGCAGGAAGGAGCAGAGGAAGAAGAGGTGGCGGGAAGCCAAGCCACCGTTTAAGAGGAGAAGCCGCCGCGTGCCTGTTGCCTCCTGGGCTGCTACCTTGGCGTCGGAAAGGTACAGGGCCAGTAGTCCCCATATCACCGTGCGGTGGAAGACAGGGTCCGGTAAGGAAGCGGCTTCCTCCAGGGAACGCTGCAAGAAATACTGCAGGCGAAGCAGCGCCTCCCTTTCGCCGTTATAATAATTAACAAAGTTCAAGTCCTCCCCTTCCCGGTCTTCCTGGCGATCGATATAATAATCCAGCAATATATGCAAGCCCCCGATCCAGGGGAAATAGGCAGCGGTCAGCTGCTCCACTTCTCCCACCGTAACCCGGGGCCTCAGGGCCGTGGCCATAAGGGCGAAAATACCCAGGGTGGATCCGGTGGCCGCCGCCAACTCCCACCAATTCAAGGGCTCCGGGAGATCCTGCAGCAGGGGATCCAGCCACTGGATGAGCCGCCTTTCCCGCCGGTCCGGCAGGAGGTGCTTGGTAACCTGCAAGTGGCAATAAAGTTCTGCCAACCACTGTACCTTGTCTTGTACGTGAGGGTAAGAGGGTAAAGTCCTAAGGGATTGCTGGCAGGCTTTTACCAAAGCAGCCAGATACCCGCCGTCCTGGCGGTAAGGGTAGTCCTTATAGTAATCCTTGGGGTTAGCTCCGGGAGTAAGGGCATCGCGGAAAGCATGATGCAGCTGCTGGAAAGCTTTTTCCTCGTGGACCCCGGCCCGATCACAGAGATTGTCCAGGTAATCACTTATGGTCTGCAGGGCCACAATGGCCCGCAGCAACTCCCCATGGCAGTTTCCATGCCACACGGCAAAAACGCTGGCCCCCTGGCAGTGGAACCGTTTTAAGGCCAGGCTGGCCAGCGCCTGTCGCCTTAGCTCGGGATCTGGACACCGGGAGGCTAGGCGGCGCCAGCCCTCCAGCTCCCGGGCTACTCCCGGGAAGGATTGGAAGAGATAGCGGGCCATTAATTGCAGGTGAGCAATGCTTCCCGGCATCTAATCCTCTATTCCTTTCTACCTAGCCGCTGTTCTCCCCACTTTTCCCAGGGCCAGTTTAGCGGACCTTGAACTCCTGCGCTAAGGTGGCGGCCAAGTATCCCTGCTTCTGGACCGTAAAAACATACCGGCCGGCTGCAGTTGCGGTGAATACGATTTTCCCCTGAGCATCGGTCTGCCCCAGGAGGCGGCTTCCTTCCTGGACGGCAACGTATTGGCCTGCAACATAGCCGACTCGCCCGTCCGGGAGGCGCACCTTTAGCCAACCGTTCTCCAGCTTGGCCAAGATCTCCAGGCTATACCCCCGGGGCAGCAGGGCCCTGGCCGGGTTTCCGGTACCCGGTCCGGTACGGAAGTACAGGGCGCTGGCCGTCACCCGGCCGGTGGGTACCGAGGGCTCAACCTGATAGACGGAGGCCCCCGCGACGGGCATGCCCCTGTGGGTTACCACCAGGGTGACCTTTTGGCCCACCTGGGCCGGGCCTTCCAGCCGCACGGATAGGGTGGGGTTGATCTCGGCTACGGCCTCACGGTCTCCTAAGCGTACCTTTACCACGCCGTTTTGTACCGCTCCGGTTACCAACAACTCACCCGTCTCGGGGTCTATTTCGCCCAGCTCGGGAGGGATGGACCAGCTATACAGGGATGGATTAACGAGAATTTCCTCGCCCTCGGCATCAAAGGCGCGGACTTTAAACTGCTGCCTGCTTCCCGGCTTCAAGAAGGCTACGGCCGGGTTGATTACCAACCGCGCGATCTCGTCGACTACCTCAACCTCGGCAACGGCCTCGATCCCCCTTACCCGGGCCTTCACCTCGGATTTCCCAGGCTGTTCGGCCTGGAATAGGCCGGGGGATATGAAACGGCCTATCCCTTCCTCTACTTGCCAGGTTACGTCGTCCGGTATAGGAGCTGGGTTGTAGTAGTTGTCCTGGGCCTTAAGGCTGAACTCCACCTGGCTCCCCTTATACACTTTGACCCTAGACGGGAATAAGTACAAATAGCTGAGCTCTCCCCTGGGAGCTGTGGAGAAAAGGACCAGGCCATTAGTTACAGGCCTTTCTCCGCCACCGGCGGGCCGGTTCAATACGGTGAGCTCTTCCTCGCCCACCTTGCGGGCCGCCAAGACCGAGGAACCTCCTCCGTCGAGGTTTAAGGCGGCCACGATGCCGCGGTCCAGCATGAACTCGGCCAGTTCGTAGAGGGTCATACCGTCGCTGTATCCAGGCTGGCGACCGTCAACCACCAATATCTCCAGCCGCCCATCCCTGGTGACGCCGACCGCCGTCCGGGGATGGCGGGCCGTAATGAGCGGGTCTCGGCTGTTTTCCGGTAACGCGATCTGCCCGTCGCGTAGGATAATCTCCCGGCCTCCTATGGCTTCGGTAACCTCATGCCACTGGGGATCGGTAAATCTAATGGTAAAATTGATCCGGTCGCCGGGATTGAGCATGTTCAGGAATTCCCGGGCCTTGCCGTGGCCGGAAAGGACTACCCCATCGAGGGGGATAGGGTTACTACCCTTATTTTCTATTTTGGCCACCACTGTTCCGCTGTATGTAGATCCTGCTTTGATGGGCAGGTCGACATCTTTTAGGATTACCTCGGTACCGTAATCGTTGGTTCGGGTGGTAGGAGCAAAGGCAGGAGTATAAAGGATGAGCATATCCTTTCCCCGGGGTCGGTTGATGTGGTCGATGGGGTGGCTGTAAACAAATTTGGCCACTCCCTGGCTCTCTAAGGTTACTTGGCGGGAAAAGGTCACCAGGGCTTCTAAGTGTGGGGTGCCCAGCAAAATCTCTTTCTTTCCCGTTACCCCCAGGGCCGGAAATCCTTGGGGGCTGATAAGCAACTCGCCACCCATTATCTGGAGGCCGATGGGCAAGTGGGGGGCCTGAGTGCTGTAAAAGTCGCCGTTGGTGGCCGCCACCGCTCCTTTGCCTTCTTGGGCCAACCGGGCCGCCATGGCCGAAGGCCTCTCCTGGTCAAAGGCCAGGTTGTCGTGGGACAGGGCTGTTTCTAGCACGGTAAACTTGTCCGCCAGATCAACGGTCAGTACCTGCACCCTCTGGTCATAGTCGGGGGCGTTGAGCCGATAGGATGAATATCGTACCCCGGTAGAAAGGGGTACTTCTTCCTCTTCAGGGATTACCTGCCAGGCTAAAGGCCCGGCCAGGGAAACCAGGGGGAAGGCCAGGAGCAGGGCCGCCAAGAAGGCGACCAGGGGGATGAAGAATACCCTTCTTTGCCGCATCCGGTTCACGAACATTATGCCTCCTTAAGGGCAGGGCGGTAGATGAAAGCCCCAGGTAAGTTATTCCTATTATAATAGACGCTGATGAACCCCGGCAAGTTCCCGTAAAGAAGCCTTTAGTACGGTCAAGTTTTTTACCCGACCATCCAGCCTTTAGTTCCCTTTTGCAGTCTAGTAGCAACATCTTCAAGGGAAGCCAGGGGATTTCGTTGGAAGATAAAATGTCCCTCCCCGAGGGGAGGGAGAGGGAAATTATTTGCTTATTCTGATCAACCATTCACCGTCGCTTATTGGAGATACTTCCAGAACGTCGCTTCCCTTACTTCGGACAACAGCCGGGACGTCTTTAGTAGCTGCGGGGCAGTCCACCAACAGGTCCATAAGGCTGGCCTGCGGCAGTTTTTCTAAGAGCATCTCAATGGCATATTTAGGATAAGGGCACATCCAACCCCGCATATCCACTTGGTAGTGGTTATCGCCAATTTTTACAGGTTTAAGCTCTTTCATGCTTCCCCGCCTCCACCCAAAGGATGAACAGATAGAACAGGAGTAGAAAGCCGTATACAAAGGCGAGGGCGCCACCCCAGCCGAGGACTTCGGGCAAGTAGACGGGCCTGCCGTATAGCCAGCCTTCGCCTACCCGGTGGCCGTAGAGGTGCACCCAGGCACCCGAAGTCAGCATACCGGTGATAATGGCCAACCACGAGCGGGTATAGCCTTCTCCGCTGCGGACCAGGATGCCCAGGCCGCAGCCCCCGGCCAGTACCATCCCAATTCCGAAGACAAAGCCGCCTGCGATGTTGTGCCAGCCGGCCGGGAAGACCATATGCTGGGGCTGGTACCCCTGTGCCTTTAGGAGGGCAAAACCGAGGGTACCGACCGCCATACTTAACAGGACCCATTTCATGACGGTGCCGTCTCTAGTAGTCAAGATTTCGCGGAAGGCGGCAGCAAAGCAAAGGCGTGACCGCTGGACTATAAGGCCGAAAACGAGGCCGAACAACAATAACC encodes the following:
- a CDS encoding tetraprenyl-beta-curcumene synthase family protein — encoded protein: MPGSIAHLQLMARYLFQSFPGVARELEGWRRLASRCPDPELRRQALASLALKRFHCQGASVFAVWHGNCHGELLRAIVALQTISDYLDNLCDRAGVHEEKAFQQLHHAFRDALTPGANPKDYYKDYPYRQDGGYLAALVKACQQSLRTLPSYPHVQDKVQWLAELYCHLQVTKHLLPDRRERRLIQWLDPLLQDLPEPLNWWELAAATGSTLGIFALMATALRPRVTVGEVEQLTAAYFPWIGGLHILLDYYIDRQEDREGEDLNFVNYYNGEREALLRLQYFLQRSLEEAASLPDPVFHRTVIWGLLALYLSDAKVAAQEATGTRRLLLLNGGLASRHLFFLCSFLRRAGVI
- a CDS encoding phosphodiester glycosidase family protein — translated: MRQRRVFFIPLVAFLAALLLAFPLVSLAGPLAWQVIPEEEEVPLSTGVRYSSYRLNAPDYDQRVQVLTVDLADKFTVLETALSHDNLAFDQERPSAMAARLAQEGKGAVAATNGDFYSTQAPHLPIGLQIMGGELLISPQGFPALGVTGKKEILLGTPHLEALVTFSRQVTLESQGVAKFVYSHPIDHINRPRGKDMLILYTPAFAPTTRTNDYGTEVILKDVDLPIKAGSTYSGTVVAKIENKGSNPIPLDGVVLSGHGKAREFLNMLNPGDRINFTIRFTDPQWHEVTEAIGGREIILRDGQIALPENSRDPLITARHPRTAVGVTRDGRLEILVVDGRQPGYSDGMTLYELAEFMLDRGIVAALNLDGGGSSVLAARKVGEEELTVLNRPAGGGERPVTNGLVLFSTAPRGELSYLYLFPSRVKVYKGSQVEFSLKAQDNYYNPAPIPDDVTWQVEEGIGRFISPGLFQAEQPGKSEVKARVRGIEAVAEVEVVDEIARLVINPAVAFLKPGSRQQFKVRAFDAEGEEILVNPSLYSWSIPPELGEIDPETGELLVTGAVQNGVVKVRLGDREAVAEINPTLSVRLEGPAQVGQKVTLVVTHRGMPVAGASVYQVEPSVPTGRVTASALYFRTGPGTGNPARALLPRGYSLEILAKLENGWLKVRLPDGRVGYVAGQYVAVQEGSRLLGQTDAQGKIVFTATAAGRYVFTVQKQGYLAATLAQEFKVR
- a CDS encoding polyprenyl synthetase family protein, which gives rise to MLWPGLEGLLSEAVATESLPLRQLLDHVLSGGKGLRPTLVRICAQFGPHDPAEVNRVAAAIELVHLASLIHDDILDGAPVRRHRPALHSLYGPIPAVLTGDYLFATAFALLAQSPRAVLNIVTATIRIMCEGEIEQRIAPGLNEQAYLGHIGKKTASLIGAACRCGGVLCHLKRSGQESLARFGWHLGLAYQMADDLLDLLGRSEELGKPCLQDLSQGIITLPVLRFLELVPQAGYWREKISQGLTPEEREEIAAAVRSSGCCEYAEQRAREQVDLAFSALESLPPCPARDELARLAGQVLAKIEGLDYSRPSQEGAEEEEVAGSQATV
- a CDS encoding sulfurtransferase TusA family protein translates to MKELKPVKIGDNHYQVDMRGWMCPYPKYAIEMLLEKLPQASLMDLLVDCPAATKDVPAVVRSKGSDVLEVSPISDGEWLIRISK